A section of the Pedobacter sp. HDW13 genome encodes:
- a CDS encoding FAD/NAD(P)-binding protein, with translation MSGQTFYKDELSAYLKRRSFLLRIGLITGGIFLNGCYKKIRSAGYNIKGTLQGPDAKAGHILRDKIKLPAVKKTRKVKTLIVGSGISGLSAGRWLKKNGETNFEILELEKHTGGNSYYGTNKIAAYPLGAHYITVANNDDALLIDFLQEINVITHFEGQLPYYNDYYLTFDPEERLLINGEWQEGLIPDFGVPIADKKEIRRFLSEVDQLKNTKGSDGNFLFNIP, from the coding sequence ATGAGTGGGCAAACGTTTTATAAGGATGAATTATCGGCCTATTTAAAGCGTCGCTCTTTTTTATTGAGGATTGGATTAATTACGGGCGGCATTTTTTTAAACGGCTGTTATAAAAAAATACGGTCGGCAGGCTACAATATTAAGGGAACCTTACAAGGTCCGGATGCGAAAGCTGGCCATATTTTGCGTGATAAAATAAAATTACCTGCAGTAAAAAAGACAAGGAAAGTAAAAACTCTCATTGTTGGAAGTGGTATTTCGGGCTTATCAGCCGGGCGATGGCTCAAAAAGAATGGCGAAACAAATTTCGAAATCCTGGAATTGGAAAAACATACAGGAGGAAATTCATATTATGGCACCAATAAAATAGCGGCTTATCCACTCGGTGCGCATTACATCACTGTAGCCAATAACGACGATGCTTTACTGATTGATTTTTTACAGGAAATTAATGTTATTACCCACTTTGAAGGTCAGCTACCCTACTACAACGATTACTATTTAACTTTCGATCCGGAAGAAAGGTTGTTAATAAACGGCGAATGGCAGGAAGGTTTAATTCCCGATTTTGGTGTGCCCATTGCAGACAAAAAGGAAATCAGACGCTTTTTATCAGAGGTTGATCAGCTTAAAAATACCAAAGGTAGCGACGGTAATTTTTTGTTTAATATCCCTTAA
- a CDS encoding polyamine aminopropyltransferase, translating into MNKKLPALLLISVFVVATCGLIYELIAGTLASYLLGDSVTQFSTIIGVYLFSMGIGSWVSKYFEKNILSWFIQIEILVGLVGGFSSTVLFLVFESIASFRIVLYGFVSLTGILVGLEIPLLMRILKDRYEFKDLVSKVFTFDYIGALLASLIFPLLLIPHLGLVKTAYLFGLLNVAVALIVCLSFKAEIRASKYLQSASFISIIALLAGFIYADKITSFSESQTYSDTIIYSKSTPYQRIILTKKNKVLRLFLNGNLQFSSDDEYRYHEALVHPGLQALPFAKHVLVMGGGDGLAVREILKYPNVDSVTLVDLDKGMTGLFQSNKILLGLNKNALLSPKVKVINVDAFSWIKAQHRKFDFIVIDFPDPSNYAVGKLYTNAFYKLVKGILAPKGLMVIQSTSPFVAPKSFWTVNKTLESVGLKTIPYHNYVPSFGEWGYIMATEPDNVYKKPQQYLPGLKFISKESLDLMLYFPKDMGKVETDVNKLNNQILVKYFEDEWANVL; encoded by the coding sequence ATGAACAAAAAGTTACCTGCACTTTTATTAATTTCAGTTTTTGTTGTTGCTACCTGTGGCTTAATTTACGAGTTAATTGCCGGCACCCTGGCTAGCTACCTGCTCGGCGATTCGGTTACCCAATTTTCGACTATCATTGGCGTTTACCTTTTTTCGATGGGCATAGGCTCGTGGGTATCTAAATATTTTGAGAAGAATATCCTGTCGTGGTTTATTCAAATTGAAATCCTGGTTGGGCTGGTTGGTGGCTTTAGCTCAACCGTATTGTTCCTCGTTTTCGAAAGCATTGCTTCCTTCAGGATAGTGCTGTATGGTTTTGTAAGTCTTACCGGTATTCTGGTTGGTTTAGAAATCCCATTACTCATGCGCATCCTTAAAGACCGCTATGAGTTTAAAGATCTGGTTTCGAAAGTTTTCACCTTCGATTATATTGGCGCACTACTGGCCTCGTTAATCTTCCCGCTGCTGCTAATCCCACATCTGGGTCTGGTAAAAACAGCCTATTTATTTGGGCTGTTGAACGTTGCCGTAGCATTGATTGTTTGCTTAAGTTTTAAAGCAGAAATCAGGGCTTCAAAATACCTGCAAAGCGCTTCTTTTATAAGTATTATAGCATTACTTGCCGGGTTCATTTATGCCGATAAAATAACCAGTTTTTCTGAAAGCCAGACTTATAGCGATACCATTATCTATTCGAAAAGCACTCCTTATCAGCGCATAATCTTAACCAAAAAAAACAAAGTTTTACGACTTTTCCTAAACGGCAACCTCCAATTCAGCTCTGACGATGAATACCGCTACCACGAGGCTTTAGTACACCCAGGCTTGCAGGCTTTACCTTTTGCCAAACATGTTTTGGTAATGGGTGGTGGCGATGGCCTTGCGGTTAGAGAGATTTTAAAATATCCAAATGTAGACTCGGTAACGTTGGTAGATTTAGATAAGGGAATGACAGGCCTCTTCCAGTCGAACAAAATTTTGCTTGGGCTTAATAAAAATGCGCTGCTATCGCCAAAAGTAAAAGTAATTAATGTCGATGCCTTTAGCTGGATTAAAGCACAGCACAGGAAATTCGATTTTATTGTGATCGATTTCCCCGATCCATCTAATTATGCCGTTGGAAAACTTTATACCAATGCATTTTACAAGCTGGTTAAGGGTATTCTTGCCCCAAAAGGTTTGATGGTTATCCAGTCTACCTCGCCCTTTGTTGCGCCAAAATCTTTCTGGACGGTAAACAAAACTTTAGAAAGTGTTGGTTTAAAAACAATCCCTTATCACAATTATGTTCCATCATTTGGCGAGTGGGGCTACATTATGGCTACCGAACCCGATAATGTATATAAAAAACCGCAGCAATATTTACCGGGTTTAAAGTTCATATCGAAAGAAAGTTTAGATTTAATGCTCTATTTCCCTAAAGATATGGGCAAAGTAGAAACCGATGTAAATAAGCTTAACAACCAAATTTTAGTTAAGTACTTTGAAGATGAGTGGGCAAACGTTTTATAA
- a CDS encoding DUF350 domain-containing protein codes for MSLNELINIKYIIASLVYSILGIVVLFIAFWIIEKITPENLWKEILEKQNLALAIVFAAFIIAIAIIISSAIHS; via the coding sequence ATGAGCTTAAACGAACTAATCAACATCAAGTACATTATTGCATCACTGGTTTACTCTATATTGGGTATTGTTGTACTCTTTATTGCATTCTGGATTATCGAAAAAATTACGCCCGAAAACCTTTGGAAAGAAATACTCGAAAAGCAAAATTTAGCTTTAGCCATTGTTTTTGCAGCCTTTATTATTGCTATTGCAATTATTATAAGCTCAGCCATTCACAGTTAG
- a CDS encoding DUF4178 domain-containing protein encodes MLYEPAKSEYVVCPFCFSYLHIFTRAETRLNRKLEKPEKSPVLKLGSTTNVHGIDLKIIAYLEKKEAGTSYHWREYILTSHDQGYVTLSEFNGHWNFIAGEDFLPDYKQPVSYGVSVGYKDVEYKLFNRYTPVVTAMLGEVDWDVVNEKVKATEYIAPPFMVVKEVINKSEHLTNYYIGEYLTRDEIAKAFNLDKSSLPEQIGIGANEPSKAFDRWTSSLKITGIAIIAVLLLHLLFSAVKPEKELINDDFLITYDAKGGADAFKSFITPSFAIDDESSNIEFEIASGVDNNWLETTIVLVNEADNRTWEVSKGIEYYHGVEDGESWSEGSTKESVLLSDIPKGKYHLNVYPSSGDVYRNNLYIRATTNVSMFRNTLITILLLCIFPAICWYLMRNYEKRRWNNSDFSPFVEGD; translated from the coding sequence GTGCTCTACGAACCGGCTAAAAGTGAATACGTAGTTTGCCCCTTTTGTTTTTCTTACTTACATATTTTTACCAGGGCAGAAACAAGGCTGAACAGGAAATTAGAAAAACCTGAAAAATCTCCGGTTTTAAAATTAGGCTCAACAACAAACGTACATGGCATCGATTTAAAAATAATTGCCTACCTCGAAAAGAAAGAAGCAGGTACGAGTTACCACTGGAGGGAATATATTTTAACAAGCCATGATCAGGGCTATGTTACCTTATCCGAATTTAACGGACATTGGAATTTCATCGCAGGCGAAGACTTTCTCCCCGATTATAAACAACCTGTATCTTATGGTGTGAGTGTTGGCTATAAAGACGTAGAATACAAACTTTTTAACAGGTACACACCAGTAGTTACGGCCATGCTTGGCGAAGTGGATTGGGACGTGGTGAATGAAAAGGTTAAAGCTACCGAGTATATCGCTCCCCCATTTATGGTTGTTAAAGAGGTGATTAATAAATCTGAACATCTTACTAACTACTACATAGGCGAATATCTCACCAGAGATGAAATTGCTAAGGCATTTAATCTGGATAAAAGCAGTCTTCCGGAGCAGATTGGCATTGGCGCCAATGAGCCATCTAAAGCTTTCGACAGGTGGACCTCCTCTTTAAAAATAACCGGCATAGCCATAATTGCAGTTTTGCTTTTGCATTTGCTTTTCAGTGCGGTTAAGCCGGAAAAAGAATTAATAAACGACGATTTTTTAATCACTTACGATGCCAAAGGAGGTGCCGATGCTTTCAAATCTTTTATCACCCCTTCCTTTGCTATTGATGATGAATCATCGAATATTGAGTTCGAAATTGCTTCGGGTGTTGACAATAACTGGCTCGAAACCACAATTGTACTGGTTAATGAAGCCGATAACCGAACCTGGGAAGTAAGTAAAGGCATAGAATATTACCATGGCGTAGAGGATGGCGAAAGCTGGTCGGAAGGCTCAACCAAAGAATCCGTTCTTTTATCAGATATACCAAAAGGCAAGTACCACTTAAATGTATATCCATCATCCGGAGATGTTTACCGGAATAACCTTTACATCAGGGCCACAACGAATGTAAGCATGTTTCGCAACACACTGATTACCATACTGCTGCTTTGCATTTTCCCGGCCATTTGCTGGTATTTAATGCGCAATTACGAGAAAAGAAGATGGAACAACAGCGATTTTTCACCCTTTGTAGAAGGAGACTAA
- a CDS encoding S-adenosylmethionine decarboxylase family protein — protein sequence MKDTKRSMTYNPGLHILAEFSSEKAEQLSSFQDCKDLFNELIAGKNLEKVGEVYHNFPNGGFTAVICLTESHLSIHTWPEFKLATFDIFLSNYQKDNTQKVKDIYDAVLHFFEGKEMQKTEIAR from the coding sequence TTGAAAGATACCAAACGCTCAATGACCTACAATCCAGGATTACATATTTTAGCTGAGTTTTCTTCTGAAAAAGCCGAACAACTCTCTTCCTTTCAAGACTGTAAAGATCTTTTTAACGAACTAATTGCCGGTAAAAACCTTGAAAAAGTAGGAGAAGTTTATCACAACTTCCCTAATGGAGGTTTTACCGCTGTAATCTGCTTAACCGAATCTCATTTATCTATCCATACCTGGCCAGAGTTTAAACTGGCTACCTTCGATATCTTTCTATCGAATTACCAAAAAGATAATACCCAAAAGGTTAAGGATATTTACGATGCTGTATTGCACTTTTTTGAAGGTAAGGAAATGCAAAAAACTGAAATTGCGCGTTAA